AATGTTGGCTTAAACCTAAAAACAAGGCGGGAATTGTTGCATTCAACCCCTGCTTCACCCCCTCTTTATCCTGGTTTAAAACTTGCCCTATCTGAGCGACCGCTTCTTCGTCAAAAAAGTCCTTCGCCCCTTTTAAAAGCTGATTTTCCATAATCTTCGTTTATTTTTAGTTTTTATAAAACTCTAACAAACAAAGGTTTAATTTGTTTACTCAATACGATTTACTGATCAAAATCACCCGAAAGCCATTTCGGAAGAACAAACTCGGATGCCAAATGAGCCCATCGGTAGTTCTGCCAATTAGCTTTACTGATCCACAGCACTTCGTCCAGCTCTTCGTAAGCCTCAAATGCATGACGCTCTGCCAGTTTAATTAAATAGATATAGCCCACGACAACCGTATTAAGTTCATTTACGGCTTGCGTACTGTGGCTTCCGATAAACCGTATTTCCATCCCGCCCACGTCATACTGAAGCTCCTCCTTGAGTTCGCGAATTAAGGTCTCCTCACGGCTTTCTTCCGGAGCTACCTTCCCTCCGGGCAGCTGAAAATAGCTAGAACCTTTTTTACGAACCATCAGCAAATCTCCTTCCGGGGCAAGCATCACCCCCGAGCAAATAACAATTTTGTCCATATCACTTATTTCACACTGATTATTTCAGACCACAAAACTAACTTTTTATCATCAGCTAAGAAATATATCCGACGAACGTCAACACAGTCCTTCAGCACTACATTTAACCTAAATTAACTACCGCTGCAGTAGTTGACCCTTGAATAGTTCTTCAAGTACACAAAAGGAATAGCTAAAGGTTTAACGGTAATTCTTTTTCTTTCAACTGCAATAAAATTGCAAATAATAAACTAATTATCTAAGTTTAAGGTATAAAACGATAATCTATACATCCATATATGAATCGAAGATTAACCTGTTTCATACTAAGCATGTTGTTTCTATTGCCGGGATGCCGGCAAGATAAGAAAAACACAACAAAGACCAATCAGCAAACTGAACAGCGAAAACCTACACCTCCTAAAGAGCAGGTTGAGAAGAAAAAAGTATTTACGGCTGATGATATTATTCTTAAAAAAGAGCTGCTTTACAACAAATACACCCTGGAGGACAGTTATCCCTACAAAGATACCACGCGAGGTTTTCAATGGGATAAAATCAAGGAACGCCTGGCTTTTATCGAAAATTTTCAACAGTCTCCATCGCTGTACGGCGTTCTACAAAATTATCAAAATGAAAAGGGCGAAGCGCCAACAATCCAGAATTATAAGCGGGACTCTTATAAACGCGTGTCCGACAGTTTCAATGTCGAACGCTATCAAGCGGCACCACTCTACGATCTTAACAGCGCCAAGGCCGTTCGTTATGGTCGGGATGGCTGGCTCGTCCGCGTACAAGGTCCAGACAGCATCGCACGGATTCCGATTGAGGGTATTTCATTCGAAGGAAAATATACCGTACCCAAAAGATATCTTCGCATCATTAGCGATACCGTACAGTTCAACATTATCAATGTTGTCGATGTGAAGAACCAAAATATCTGCACCTTGGAGAAGGTCGGTAAGGAATGGCTTGTCCGAAGCATGAACCCCGTGACGAGTGGCCGACACAAACCTCCCCATGCCCAGGAAACACCGACAGGCCTCTTTGTGGTCCAGGAACACAAATCCAAGATGTTTTATTACGAAGACGGTACCAAAACTTATGCCGGATTCGCCCCCTATGCTACCCGATTTACCGCCGGAGCCTATATACATGGGGTGCCAGTTAACAATCCCAATGGCAGCATCATTGAATATAGTGAGAGTCTGGGCACAATACCCAAGTCCCATATGTGCGTCAGAAATGCGTCATCTCACGCTCAATTTGTCTATAAACGGTCAAAAGACCTCGCTTCGCTGGTTGTTGTTATTGATTAACAATATTTAACATTCTGTAAATCAAATATGTATTAACTTTAATCATTAATTTTGTAAACATCTACACAGAAAAGGGAGAAGAATGGGAAATACGTTTATGTTTCTTTTGATGGCACTTAATACAGCACTGTCCTCACAAGAAGAATTAAAAACAACAAATCAACAAACCACCAGCACTCATCGTATCAATGTCGAACGTCAACACACCGAAGTTGACTCGTTGTATGATGAAATGAATCTAGGCAAAGTATTAAAATACGAAGCATTTCGTCAAGCAATGGAAGGCAGAAAAGAACTTCCGATCCACAACAAGGACATCATGACCGTCATCGATTTTTCATTGGCATCAACGGAAAAGAGGCTTGTAGTACTCGATCTTGCGCACAAAAAAGTACTATTCAACACGCTGGTCGCACATGGAAAAAATAGCGGTGAAAACTATGCCGTCAATTTTTCAAATCAACAGGAGTCACTTAAAAGTTCTTTAGGATTCTTCACAACAGAAAACACCTACAATGGCGAGAACGGCTACTCTTTGGTGTTAAATGGTCTTGAAGAAGGGATAAATGACAATGCAAAAGCACGATATGTTGTGATGCATGGCGCCGACTACTGTAGCACAGGAACAATAGCAAGTTTAGGCAGACTTGGCAAAAGCTACGGCTGCCCCGCGGTTCCAAGGGAATTTGCAGGTCCAATCATTAACACAATCAAAGATGGAACGTTGTTGTTTATTTATGCAGACAACTCCGAATACCTCGCAAAAACACGTTTGATCCATCAACCCAATATATTAATGGCTCAATTTCAAAAAAGACAGTCTGCCTTTGATCACGAAGGCTAACAACAAAAAAGCCTGATAGAAATATTTCATCAGGCTTTTTTATGTTATAAATCGCTGTCCGACAGACCACCTTCGCATTCACGCTAAGCTAAGATTTATGCTTTTTCTTAAATTTCAACATCCAATTGTAAATTGCATCGTCATGAAACAATCGTTCCACGCTTCCGTGTGTGCCCCCTTTTATTACATTTAAGCTCACATTTGCTTCCGGGTCCTCTCTTTTTATCGCATTCATAATTTTTCGGGATTCCGAAATTGGCACAGCACGATCAGCAGTACCATGATGAAGCCATATCGGCACCTGCGTCAAATTAGATGCATACTGACTCGATCCACCACCACATATTGCAACGGCAGCAGCGACCCTTTCGGGATATTTACCAGCCACATCCATGGTGCCATAGCCTCCCATACTCATGCCGCAAACGTAAATACGGTCGGGGTCGGCATTGTAATGTTCAATAACATAGTCAACAATTTCGATTACTTTGTCTGGATCCCATCCTCCCCGGGACTGTGGTGCAACAATTATCCCAGGTACATCCTGCCCTTTATTGATGGCATACAGTACACCGTAACGCTTTACACGGTCTAAATTTGTCCCGGACAAACTTCTTCCGTGCAAAAACACAAACACAGGCTGCTTTTCAGATTCCAATGAATCCGGTGTAGCGTCTTTCAATAAAAAAGGATAAGCAGTCTCCCCTTTTATAGCGTGTATTTCCTGCGCGTTTACGCGCGTCAACAGCATAAAGAAAAAACAGATATACAGGTAAATTTTTCGCATATTTCTTGTCTATGACTATCTAGCTTAATTTTGGAGCACTAAAAATACAATTAAATGACTTTTACGGCATGCATTTAACATGTTTTAACATTTCGATTTCGAGAACATGGCCATTCAAACAAAAGAAAAGCTTCATTCCTTATTAGCACAAATTGGTCATTTGAAAGATTCCATCCAATTATAATTGCATTTCATGCCAAATTTATCTTAGTTTGTAACATTGAAGCAAAATATCCAAGCTCTCACATGAAAATATTGCATACCGCCGATTGGCATTTAGGAAAAAGATTGGACAGTTTTTCCCGGATAGATGAACAAGTACTGGTCATGGATGAAATCGTTCATATCGCAGATCGGGAAGACGTGGATCTGGTGATCATCGCAGGAGATCTGTTCGATGCCTTCAATCCAGGTGTGGAAGCCATTGAGTTATTTTACCGAACCATAAAGCGTCTTACAAAAAATGGCATGCGTCCTGTAATAGCAATCGCAGGCAATCACGATTCACCTCATTTGATTGATGCGCCCGATCCTTTGGCAAGAGCGTCGGGGATCATCTTAATCGGGCATCCTCATGCTGTGGTCACTCCTTTCGCAACAGAGGGTTTCACCGTGTTACAGTCAGATACAGGCTTCATCGAATTAAGCTTGCCGCAATTTGACTACCCGATTCGTATTGTTCACACAGCCTATGCCAATGAAATACGCTTAAAACAGTATCTGGGCGAAGAGAAAGAAAGTAAATTGAATGAAGTTTTAGCGGCAAATTGGCAAAAAATAGCCAATACCTATTGCGATGATAAAGGCGTCAATATATTGACGGCACACCTTTACATGAATAAATTGGGCAGTCCACTTTTAGAGGAGCCAGATGGCGAAAAACCGGTGAAAATTGGTAATGCAGACTTAATCTATTCAGAGGCCATCCCGCCGCAGGTCCAATACACGGCATTAGGACATCTCCATGGCTATAAAAATATCGGTTCGGCTGAGAAACCGGTGATTTATGCATCTTCGCCCCTATGTTATAGCTTTTCGGAGGCTGGGCAAACTAAATACGTTGCGTTGGTGAATGTATTGGCCGGCGAACAAGCAATTGTCGAGCGCATTCCATTGACTCAGGGCAAACCGCTGGTCAGAAAATCATTCGACGATATTGAGCAGTGTATATGCTGGTTGTCTGAAAACCCCGATGCATTGGTGGAGCTCACGTTGAAATCAGAGACCTTCTTAAAAGCCGAGGACCGCAAGCGAATCTATCAGAGCCATTCGGGAATAATCTACCTCATTCCGCTCGTTAAGCAAGATGAGCAAGAGCTGCTTGAAGCCAAAGAAATTAATCTTACACAAGACATGTCGACTTTATTCAACGATTATTTTAAATCCAAGAACGGCAACCAGGCACCCAATGATGATATCCTTAATCTTTTCCGCGAAATCCTAAACTCATAATCCATG
The Sphingobacterium multivorum genome window above contains:
- a CDS encoding prolyl oligopeptidase family serine peptidase; its protein translation is MRKIYLYICFFFMLLTRVNAQEIHAIKGETAYPFLLKDATPDSLESEKQPVFVFLHGRSLSGTNLDRVKRYGVLYAINKGQDVPGIIVAPQSRGGWDPDKVIEIVDYVIEHYNADPDRIYVCGMSMGGYGTMDVAGKYPERVAAAVAICGGGSSQYASNLTQVPIWLHHGTADRAVPISESRKIMNAIKREDPEANVSLNVIKGGTHGSVERLFHDDAIYNWMLKFKKKHKS
- a CDS encoding L,D-transpeptidase, with the translated sequence MNRRLTCFILSMLFLLPGCRQDKKNTTKTNQQTEQRKPTPPKEQVEKKKVFTADDIILKKELLYNKYTLEDSYPYKDTTRGFQWDKIKERLAFIENFQQSPSLYGVLQNYQNEKGEAPTIQNYKRDSYKRVSDSFNVERYQAAPLYDLNSAKAVRYGRDGWLVRVQGPDSIARIPIEGISFEGKYTVPKRYLRIISDTVQFNIINVVDVKNQNICTLEKVGKEWLVRSMNPVTSGRHKPPHAQETPTGLFVVQEHKSKMFYYEDGTKTYAGFAPYATRFTAGAYIHGVPVNNPNGSIIEYSESLGTIPKSHMCVRNASSHAQFVYKRSKDLASLVVVID
- a CDS encoding NUDIX hydrolase, with protein sequence MDKIVICSGVMLAPEGDLLMVRKKGSSYFQLPGGKVAPEESREETLIRELKEELQYDVGGMEIRFIGSHSTQAVNELNTVVVGYIYLIKLAERHAFEAYEELDEVLWISKANWQNYRWAHLASEFVLPKWLSGDFDQ
- a CDS encoding metallophosphoesterase family protein, giving the protein MKILHTADWHLGKRLDSFSRIDEQVLVMDEIVHIADREDVDLVIIAGDLFDAFNPGVEAIELFYRTIKRLTKNGMRPVIAIAGNHDSPHLIDAPDPLARASGIILIGHPHAVVTPFATEGFTVLQSDTGFIELSLPQFDYPIRIVHTAYANEIRLKQYLGEEKESKLNEVLAANWQKIANTYCDDKGVNILTAHLYMNKLGSPLLEEPDGEKPVKIGNADLIYSEAIPPQVQYTALGHLHGYKNIGSAEKPVIYASSPLCYSFSEAGQTKYVALVNVLAGEQAIVERIPLTQGKPLVRKSFDDIEQCICWLSENPDALVELTLKSETFLKAEDRKRIYQSHSGIIYLIPLVKQDEQELLEAKEINLTQDMSTLFNDYFKSKNGNQAPNDDILNLFREILNS
- a CDS encoding murein L,D-transpeptidase catalytic domain family protein — protein: MGNTFMFLLMALNTALSSQEELKTTNQQTTSTHRINVERQHTEVDSLYDEMNLGKVLKYEAFRQAMEGRKELPIHNKDIMTVIDFSLASTEKRLVVLDLAHKKVLFNTLVAHGKNSGENYAVNFSNQQESLKSSLGFFTTENTYNGENGYSLVLNGLEEGINDNAKARYVVMHGADYCSTGTIASLGRLGKSYGCPAVPREFAGPIINTIKDGTLLFIYADNSEYLAKTRLIHQPNILMAQFQKRQSAFDHEG